In the genome of Streptomyces fagopyri, the window GTCGCGGGGCCGGTGGCGGCGTCGCGACATGTCAGAGGCTGGTCTACCCGAAGGTGGGGATGTCCTGGTGGGCGGCAGAGCCTGCACCACACCAGTGCGTGAGTGCCCGTCGGGCGTCCTCGGCCCTCCGTTCCGGGTGGTCCTCGGAGGTGGCCCACGCGATGTATGCGTCCGGTCTCACCAGTACGGACTTCTTTGTCAGGCCGGCCGCGGACACGAACTCGATCTCGCCGTCCCAGCCTTCAGTCACCGCGGCGGGCAGCGGCGCGTCTGCGGCGGTGACGAGCACGAAGCGCCGGGTGCGCAGAGCCTCATACAGCCGCCTTCCGTCGGTCAGCGGCAGATCGGGAACACGCTTGCCGACAAGTGGGTGCGCGCCGCTCGGAGCGGCGTAGGCGATGTCAACACCGGAAATCGCCCGAGCCGCTCTCTGGGCCACGGGCGGAACGCGCAGCACCGTGCGGGCGAAGAGGTCGCGGAATCCGCACATCGCCTTCGGTGTCGTCAGCACCCCGCGCAGCAATGCGCCGCTCATCCGAAGTACCCGGCGGCCCACGGGATGCCGCTCGGCCTGATAGGTGTCGAGCAGAGCGTCCGGAGCCCGGCCGCGCAGGACGGCCGCCAGTTTCCAGCTGAGGTTGGCTGAGTCCTGGATGCTGGTGTTGAGGCCCATCCCGCCGGCAGGTGAGTGCACGTGCGCGGCGTCGCCGACGAGAAATACCCGATCTACGCGGTAGCGGGGGCACTGGCGTTCATCGCTGTGGAACCGGGAGAGCCAGCGTGCGTCCCGCATGCCGAAGTCGCTCCCGAGCGCCCGCTGGGCGACTGCGCGGATCTCGTCCAGATCGACGGCCGTGTTGTCAGGCATGTCGTGGCGACGGTTCCAGGCCATGACGCGGAACCAGCCGTCGCCGAAGGGCACGACAATGGCGAAGGCGTCCCCCACCGCCCCGACGGTGGGAGGTTTTCTCGGTGGCTCGGCCAGGCGTACGTCGGCAAGCATCATCGAGCGAACCGCGGACCGGCCGGGAAAGGGCAGGCCGAGGGACTCACGCACCTTGCTGTTTCGGCCGTCGGCGCCCACCACGTAGGCGGCACGCAGGGTTTGCACCGTGCCGTCCGCGGCGCGTACCTCGACGTCGACGCCCGTGGAGTCCTGCCGGAGGCCGGTCGCCTCGCAGCCGCTCTTGATGTCCACTCCATGGGTGAGGGCGCGGGAGCGGAGCAGCCGCTCGGTGTTGTACTGCGGTGTCACCAGGACGTGCGGGTAGCGGGTCGGCAGCCGCGACAGGTCGATCCGCAAGAACTGCAGGACCGGATTTCGCAGCCCGGTCTTGAGCAGGTCGTCGGCGATCCCGCGGGCGTCGAGTTGCTCCATCGTCCGGGCGTGCACGGCGAACGCCCGGGTGAGCTTCGACTCCCCTTCGCGTCGCTCCACCACGGTGCAGGCGATCCCTGCCTCGGCCAGATCGCCCGCGAGCATCAGCCCCGCGGGGCCTGCCCCCACGATCAGCACTCCTTCGTCGGAGCCCATGTTCGTCCTCCGCGTCGATCGACATGACATGCAGGCGTGAGGCCGCCTCGGCGGTCCTGGCGATGAACGAGGTCAGCCGGTCAGGTGGGCGCGATCGGTGTTTCTCACCGCGTGCTTCCGTCCGGTAAGGACCCTCAGGTCGCCGGTGCACGCGTGGCGGTGAGGAATTCGTCGACCGTGAGCGTCGCATGTGAGATGAACGGATACCGCAGAATCATCGCGTCGTAGGCGTCCCGGCCGCCAACGGCTGCGGTCGCATCGGTGAACGTGGTCACGTGGAAGCCGTGTTCCATGCAGCTGCGGGCGGTCGACTCCACACACATCGTCCCCACCATGCCGGCGACGGCGATGTACTCCGTGTTGTGTTGGCGAAGCTGGACCTCCAGGTCGGTGTTGGCCAGGACGTCGATGTTCTTGTGCGGAGTGATGACGATCTCGCCGTCTTGGGGCGACAGTTCGGGGTGGAATTCAGCCCCCCAACTCCCCTCTACGAAGAGGCGGTTGTCAAACATCTCGTGGTGGACTCCGGAGATGTGCTTCCACGAGGTGTAGTCCGCTTCGGTGTAGGACATGGGTGCGAAGAAGACGGGAAAACCCTGCTCGCGCGCGCCTGCCAACAGACGCTTGAGGTTCTCGAACGTTCCGATCCGCTCGAACTCCTCCTTGTAGGTGGGGTAGGCCTTCCCGTCTTCGGAGAAGACGTCGTTCATTGTGTCGATGAGGAGCAGGCCGACCCGCCCCGGCTCGTAGCTATGAGCAGACATTCACCCTCCTCGGGATTTTTCGAGTCCTGCACGAGCGTGTGTCCGCTTCCGTCGCCTTGCGTGCCACCAGGCGGTTTCTTTCGGATCCGCCGGCTGTCGGTCCGGGTGTTCCGTCTCAGAGAAGCTCGGCCATGTGCGGGGGCGCAGATTCCCGCTCGGGTCTCTGCGTGTTCCGTCACCCGGCCCGGACACGAGGCGCCGCACGGCTCAGCCGCGGGCGAACTCCAGCAGGTCGGCGTTGAACCGGTCGGCGAACACGGGGACCATCGCCAGGCCGTGCGGGGCGCCCGGGTAGACCTTGAACGTGGAGTCCTTCACGATCTTCGAGGACTTCTCGCCCGCGGCCACGATCGGCACGATCTGGTCGTCGTCGCCGTGGACGATCAGTGTCGGGATGTCGAACCGCTTGAGGTCCTCGGTCAGATCGGTCTCGGAGAACGCCTTGACGCAGTCGTACGCGCTCTTGATGCCCACCTGCATCGACCACAGCCAGAACGCGTCACGCGTTCCCTCGGAGACCGTCGAACCCTCCCGGTTGGCACCGTAGAAGGTCTCACTGAGGTCTTGGTAGAACTGGGAGCGGTCCGTCGCGACACCGGCCCGGATCTCGTCGAAGACCTCGATGGGCAGGCCCTCGGGATTCGCCTCGGTCTTGAGCATCAGCGGCGGGATCGCCGAGAGCAGGACGGCCTTCGCGACCCGTCCGGTGCCGTGACGGCCGATGTAGCGGGCCACCTCACCACCGCCGGTCGAATGACCGACCAGGATGACGTCCCGCAGGTCCAGCGCCTCGATCAGCGACGCCAGGTCGTCGGCGTACGTGTCGAGGTTGTTCCCCTCCCAGCTCTGCCCGGAGCGCCCACCCCCGCGCCGGTCGTGGGCGATACCGCGGAATCCGTTGTCCGCCACGAAATTCAGCTGGGGGTCCCACGCGTCGGCGGTCAGCGGCCAGCCGTGACTGAACACGATCGGCTGACCCGATCCCCAGTCCTTGTAGAAGATCTCGGTTCCGTCTTTCGTCGTGATGAAGGGCACGGCGCGTTTCCTTCCCATCGTCACCAGGAAATCCGGTCGAACCCGCGGAGGACGGCCTCTCTTCGGCGGCTTTTCCCGCGACGGAATACGACCGGATGGTGCACGTCGACTCACCCACGCTACCCGAGAAGCACAACGTCGGCGCGCCGTGAATTCCCTGGTTACGGCCCCGGCCGCGGGAGCGGACGGAACTGGGCACCGCTGCGACTTTGCCGGCGCACCGCTGCGGAACGGTGGATCACTCAGATCTGGTTCAGGCCGCCGTCGACGTAGAGCTCGGTCCCGGTGACGAAGCTGCTCTGGTCGGACGCGAGGAAGAGTGCTGCCGCAGCCGCCTCGGCGGGCTCGCCCATCCGGCCGAGGGGCACCTGCCGCGCGAAGAGGTCGTGGAGCGCCTTGGCCCCCTCCTCGTCGGGCGCCAGGCCGGCGTTACCCGGGGTCTTGATCGGTCCGGGCACCAGCGTGTTGACGCGGATGCCACGGCCGCGCAGCTCGTTGGCCCAGGTGCGGGAGAAGGAGCGGATCGCGGCCTTCGACGCGGCGTACACACCGAACGCCTCCCCACCGGTGGTCGCGGCGGTGGAACCGGTCAGGATCACCGAAGCACCGTCGTTGAGGAGCGGCAACGCCTTTTGTACGGTGAAGAGGGTTCCCCGGACGTTGATGTTGAACGTGTCGTCGAAGTGCTGCTCCGTCACGTCCTCCAGGGTCGCGAATTCCCCGCCGCCCGCGTTCGCGAAAAGCACGTCGATGCGGCGGCCCTGCTCGGCGACGACCGCGAAGAGCCGGTCGAGGTCGGCCGGATTCGCGATGTCCCCGCGGACAGCGGTGACGTTTGAGCCGATCTCGGCCGCCGCCGCGTCCAGCGCGTCCTGGCGTCGGCCGGTGATGATCACGTGGGCG includes:
- a CDS encoding FAD-dependent monooxygenase, translated to MGSDEGVLIVGAGPAGLMLAGDLAEAGIACTVVERREGESKLTRAFAVHARTMEQLDARGIADDLLKTGLRNPVLQFLRIDLSRLPTRYPHVLVTPQYNTERLLRSRALTHGVDIKSGCEATGLRQDSTGVDVEVRAADGTVQTLRAAYVVGADGRNSKVRESLGLPFPGRSAVRSMMLADVRLAEPPRKPPTVGAVGDAFAIVVPFGDGWFRVMAWNRRHDMPDNTAVDLDEIRAVAQRALGSDFGMRDARWLSRFHSDERQCPRYRVDRVFLVGDAAHVHSPAGGMGLNTSIQDSANLSWKLAAVLRGRAPDALLDTYQAERHPVGRRVLRMSGALLRGVLTTPKAMCGFRDLFARTVLRVPPVAQRAARAISGVDIAYAAPSGAHPLVGKRVPDLPLTDGRRLYEALRTRRFVLVTAADAPLPAAVTEGWDGEIEFVSAAGLTKKSVLVRPDAYIAWATSEDHPERRAEDARRALTHWCGAGSAAHQDIPTFG
- a CDS encoding cysteine hydrolase family protein, producing MSAHSYEPGRVGLLLIDTMNDVFSEDGKAYPTYKEEFERIGTFENLKRLLAGAREQGFPVFFAPMSYTEADYTSWKHISGVHHEMFDNRLFVEGSWGAEFHPELSPQDGEIVITPHKNIDVLANTDLEVQLRQHNTEYIAVAGMVGTMCVESTARSCMEHGFHVTTFTDATAAVGGRDAYDAMILRYPFISHATLTVDEFLTATRAPAT
- a CDS encoding alpha/beta fold hydrolase; the encoded protein is MPFITTKDGTEIFYKDWGSGQPIVFSHGWPLTADAWDPQLNFVADNGFRGIAHDRRGGGRSGQSWEGNNLDTYADDLASLIEALDLRDVILVGHSTGGGEVARYIGRHGTGRVAKAVLLSAIPPLMLKTEANPEGLPIEVFDEIRAGVATDRSQFYQDLSETFYGANREGSTVSEGTRDAFWLWSMQVGIKSAYDCVKAFSETDLTEDLKRFDIPTLIVHGDDDQIVPIVAAGEKSSKIVKDSTFKVYPGAPHGLAMVPVFADRFNADLLEFARG
- a CDS encoding SDR family oxidoreductase: MTEVLAGKVAVVTGANSGIGLATAQRFAAEGAHVIITGRRQDALDAAAAEIGSNVTAVRGDIANPADLDRLFAVVAEQGRRIDVLFANAGGGEFATLEDVTEQHFDDTFNINVRGTLFTVQKALPLLNDGASVILTGSTAATTGGEAFGVYAASKAAIRSFSRTWANELRGRGIRVNTLVPGPIKTPGNAGLAPDEEGAKALHDLFARQVPLGRMGEPAEAAAAALFLASDQSSFVTGTELYVDGGLNQI